Genomic DNA from Heptranchias perlo isolate sHepPer1 unplaced genomic scaffold, sHepPer1.hap1 HAP1_SCAFFOLD_599, whole genome shotgun sequence:
ctcggactgcttcattatctgagaggttgcgaatggaactgaacactgtgcagtcatcagcgaacatccccatttctgaccttatgatggagggaaggtcattgatgaagcagctgaagatggttgggcctaggacactgccctgaggaactcctgcagcaatgtcctggggctgagatgattggcctccaacaaccaccaccatcttcctttgtgctcggtatgactctagccactgaagagttttctccctgattcccactgacttcagttttactcgggctccttggtgccacactcggtcaaatgctgccttgatgtcaagggcagtcactctcacctcacctctggaattcagctcttttgtccatgtttggaccaaggctgtaatgaggtctggagccgagtggtcctggcggaacccaaactgagcattggtgagcaggttattgaccCCCTTTAACAACAGGCCCAGTGTGCGAATCCCATTAACCCTCTGTGTGCTGACAGACTTTGGTCAGAATCTGGCAGGATCTCCTGCTCTGAATTTTATTGATAATTTAAGTACAGAGATCAGCGTTTCCCATAACAGTCCCCGACTGGTTTTAATCCTCTCACATCGAAGGGTCCTTACTTCAATCACAGTCAGGGATTATAGATTCATTCTCCACAGGAGGGAGGGGAGCTGACCCTTtagcaggagggaggggagcTGCCCCTTTAACTCTCAGAGTTAaactctctttaaatctagtgcatattgcttcaactgtttaaggtcaatttaaaagtttaaatttttaagtttctgtcaggcttcagcagagctgctgtagcaagttaattggtgagctggattcaactggtacttgaaggtggggcaggcctgactcatctgagtcacaaactgtagaaatacaggggcctgtcagtgtgaacagcacggtgtgcggatacacaatgtgctgagagtttggtacgtgtgggagttcggggaagtgggggaaggaggtgctgctttgccttgcttttccaaacttttccccagagcggcagtgtacCTGAGAgtcgaagactgagattggggaataaaagcagcagcagaccgacaacaagagacaactactgtgcgacgtcacaggtgaggcagcagagtccgagaggtgagcagagtgtaaaaggggtgaccgagagcgggaggagagtctcagagtctaaggcaagtcatggcagcacagctcgcacccgtgatatgctcctcctgcactatgtgggaagtcatggacactaccagtgtccctggcgaccatgtgcgcaggaagtgtgtccagctgcagctactggctaaccgtctttcggagctggagctgcgggtggattcactgtggagcatccgcgatgctgagactatcgtggatagcacgttcagtgaggtggtcacaccgcaggtaaagattacacaggcaaaaaggaaatgggtgaccgccaggcagagtgaaaggactaggcaggtcgagcaggagtcccctggggccatctccctctcaaacagatataccgctttggatactgttgggggagatggcttatcaggggaaagcagcaagagccaggttcggggcaccacgggtggctctgctgcacaggaggggaggaagaagagtggcagggctatagtgataggggattcaattgtaaggggaacagataggcgtttctgcggccgcaaacgtgactccaggatggtatgttgcctccctggtgctcgggtcaaggatgtcacggagcggctgcaggacattctggagggggagggtgaacagccagtagtcgtggtccatatcggtaccaacgacataggtaaaaaaagggatgaggtcctgcaaggtgaatttaaggagttaggagataaattaaaaagcaggacttcaaaggcagtgatctcaggattactaccagtgccacgtgccagtgagtataggaacaggagaatagacaggatgaatgcgtggctgcagggatggtgtaggagggagggatttagattcctgggacattgggaccagttctggggaaggtgggacctggacaAGACTGGTGTACTTGGACATTCTGAGGTTCTATTGGAGGAGTTACAGACTAGTAGTGACCAGCTCTCCGCCCAACACTGAGGAATTCAGTCAGATAAATAGGTCCCGTTATAAGTGAAGGGTTGGTCGGACAGGCAGTGTTCTGGGGTGGCCTGAGTCCATCTCTGGATCTCCACCTCGGAGAACGAGCTATCCTTTGGTCGCACGATGACTGGACTCCTCGATGCCACAGATGGATCTTCTTGGAAGAAGTTAAATGGGCGGAGAAGGAATCCGACGGCATTTCCTGGAGTTCCCGTGTTCGGCACATCCTCGGAATGAGGAATGTGTAAAAAACCAACGGTCACCCAGGCAACCAGATCCtaaaataaacacaaacacaaTAAATAACGGACTGATTCAAAGAGGAACCATGTgaggagcaagagaggggaaCCATCTCAGAGAAAATCTCACCGGGATTGGCCGCAATTAGCAGGGCAGGGGATCGAGAATGGGGCCCCAACCAGACTGATACTGGGGGTCTGGTCCTGTGTGGGGGTCCTGTTAAAGGGGATCCGGGTAATGGGGGTCCTGTTATTGGGGGGTTGGGCAATGGgggtctggtgctgtgtgtgggaccccAGTATTGGGGGTCCGGTTATTGGgggtctggtgctgtgtgtgggaccccAGTATTGGGGGTCCAGTTATTGGgggtctggtgctgtgtgtgggaccccGGTATTGGGGGGTCCTGTTGTTGGGGGTCCTGTTGTTGGGGGTCTGGTTATTGGGGGTCcggtgctgtgtgtgggaccccGGTATTGGGGGGTCCTGTTGCTGGGGGTCCTGTTGTTGGGGGTCTGGTTATTGGgggtctggtgctgtgtgtgggaccccAGTATTGGGGGGTCCTGTTGTTGGGGGTCCTGTTGTTGGTGGTCCCGTTATTGGGGGTCCCGTTCTGTGTCGCAGACCCTCCTACCTGATTGGCGATGCTCTCGTTGTTGCGGATGAAGTTTTCGAAACTGACGGTGGGCTCCCACGGGTCGTTCTGAATGTACAGACTGCTGCtgctctcctccttctcccggaAACGAGTCACTGCCAACTGGTACCTGACAACACAAACACAATgatcagtgagggagggagagagagagagcgggagagagagagagggggagagagagagagggggagagagagagagggggagagagagggagagatggagagagatagagagagggagagagagagagagagagggagagagagagagagagagagggggagagagagtcagagaaagagacagacaaagagagagggggagacagtgagagggggagagacagagagagggagagagagagaaagagagagagagacagagacagagaaggagagagagagacacacacacaaacagagagggagagagagggacagagagagagacagacagggggagggagagagagagagagagagacggacagagagagagagacagacagagagagagacagacagagacggagagagagagggacagaaaatgacacagagtgggagggagagacatggacagacagacagacagagactgagagatagaggctaagagagaaatggagagagagcgagtgagacagggagagagacagacagagacacagggacagacagagtgagagagacagagtgagagacaggcagacacagagagagagagagacagacagacagatggagagagacagacagaggaagagagaccgagacagagacagagagtgggagagagagacagagagagggagagatagacagacagatagagggagagaggcagacagagaaagacagagagagggagactgacagagaaggtgagagacacagagagagagacagacaaagacacagagagagagagagaaagtgcaggggtgaaattaaaaaggaaattaggaaagcaaagagagggcatgaaaagatactgacaagtaaaatcaaggaaaacccaaagatgttttataaatacactaagagcaagaggataactaaggaaagagtagggcctattagagaccaaaaaggtaacgtgtgtgtggaggtggaagatgtgggtctggttcttaatgaatactttgcgtctgtcttcacaaaagagagggacgatgcagagattgtagttcaggaggaggagtgtgaggtaatgcatttggggagagcaaacaaggcaagggaatacacaataaatgggaggatactgagaggtgtcgaggaagtgagggaccttggagtgcatgtccacagatccctgaaggtagcaggacaggtagataaggtggttaaaaaggcaaacgggatactttcctttattagccgaggcatagaatataagaacagggagattattctggaactgtgtaaaacacgagttaggccacagcttgagtacagtgtacagttctggtcaccacattacaggaaggatgtgatcgcactagagagggtgcagaggagatttacgaggatgttgccaggactggagaattttagctatgaggaaagattggataggctggggttgatttctttggaacagaggaggctgaggggagatttaattgaggtgtataaaattatgaggggcccagatagagtggataggaaggacctatttcccttagcagaggggtcaataaccagggggcatggatttaaagtgattggtagaaggattagaggggagctgaggagaaatgttttcacccagagggtggtgggggtctggaactcactgcctgagagggtgggagaggcagaaaccctcaactcatttaaaaagtacgtggatgtgcacctgaagtgctgtaacccacagggctacagagcaagtgcgggaaagtgggattaagctggatagctctttctttgctggcacggacacgatgggccgaatggcctccttttgtgccataactttctatgattccagaaTTCtatgagttacagagagagagagtgagaaagagagacagagatcctttttaaatcattctcgggatgtgggggtcgctggcgaggccggcatttattgcccatccctaattgcccttgagaaggtggtggtgagccgccatcttgaaccgctgcagtccgtgtggtgaaggttctcccacagtgctgttagggagagaTTGAGGTGAATGTGATTACATCTATTTGCTGAGTGAGACTGGTCCCTCTCGGGGATGGGGATTGGATGGTCGGGACTTTGGGGAAAGTATTGATTGGATCCTGGTGATTGTAGTTGAGTGGAGACTGGCTGTTCATTGGACAGTGTCCCTACCTGCCCCAAGTgattcctttctcctccctccaatTGCCCGGCAGCACACGGCCAGCGTGCGAGTTGTACTGGATACGATAGGCCCGTTGGTTCTGCCACTTGTTCTGCTTGTTGGGATTGTAAAAGACGAGGTATTGGGGCAGAGGTTTCCTGAAGGGGAACGTTgcttctctctccgtctctctcctcacccTATTCAGTCTCGGCTGCACAATGTGATCTCCTCCACTCCATGGGTTACTAATGTTCTCAAATTTCAGTCCAACTGTTTCAAAACTGTTCTCCTTTCCTACATAAAAATATTAAATTCAACAAATTAAAGGTGATTCCAGGTGAAAGTCCCGTTTGAACATTCTCACCCTCCCCAGGTGGATAGGACCATTCCTTGGAACGCTGTAATGGTGAATCTCCATCACCTCAGGAAGATCACAATTACAgggctgtgtgcagttttgggctcctcaCTATAGGATattgagggaatagagagagtgtaacaCAGACTCActcggatgctgcctggtattaggaaatacagatagacagatagacgAATAATTGGGGCTCTTTATATAGAACAGAAGggtttaaggagtgatttgatggagatgtttaaaattatgatgggatggAGTAGATAGAAACcgtctgtttccagtgattgaggatcCAGGAGGAGGGGACATAGATATCGGATTAAATGTTAGAgaattaggacagagagcaggagaaacatttttacactgaagttgtgaggctgtgggattCAGTCCCAGAGTTAGTGATTAAAGCAGAGACCGCAGGATCAGTGTTAACCCGACAGGATCAACGGTTGAAACAGAGCAGAAATCCGACCCGTTCGATTCTAACCTGATGGATGAGTCTCCTGTCTAAAGTATCCACTCTTTGATGGGGGGCTGGGCGGGGGGCGTTGGGGGGAGACAATTGGTGAGGAGTAAAAAATCTAAAAAGCAGAGTGAGGTTGGGACTGAGCCCAGTGACCCTAGCCGACCTCAGTGACCCTGCCTGACCTTTGACCCCCATGCCCAGGACTCACTACGCCTCCCTGAATGGCTCTCCTAACTGCGGAACCACCTCTGTGTCACCTACCTGCCACATCCAGATCCACTTTATAATGGACGAGGTGAGTGTGGATATTACCCAGAACGTTGCCATAGACCTTATTCCCGTAGTTTGCACCTTTGGGTGTGAAGAATGTGGAATGGATGTAGCCAGTGGCGTGAACTTTGGCCTCCATCACCCCGTTCTGGTAGAAGATGAAGTCCCAGATATAATCATAGTTATAGACGGTGGAGGTGGTCCTGATCACAAGCACGTGGTTCTCCAGACCTCCGTAGAAGTTGTAACCTCCTTTGAAGTTGCTGTTGAAATGTCTTCTCAGTGGGACTGCGGTGGAATGTTCAAATATACAGAGAGCGTTCTTGTACCGAACGGGCTGGTCCGTATCCATGAAGTGATACACGTCTCGGTAAGTAGCGGTCTCTGGGCAGTCGATCCCTTTGGCCAGTTCGTAGTCCATCACACCCATCCCCCAAGCGCTGTCGATGTACTTGGTTTGCATCGCTGCGGGGCTGTCACCAGCGTAGAACGCAATGGCTTCCTGGACGCTGATCTCGTACGCGATCTGCTCGTCATTGAACCTGACATCGAAAAGTTGGATCCCAGCCGATGACCGCATTCTGAAGGCAAAACTCCAGCCAGCGTACAGGACGGAGTTCCCCCTCACCTTGTACCTCTTCCCCTGTGGCTCCCATTCCTTGGGCCCAGGGATATTGATGCCGGTTTTGAAGTGGCCTCTGGGTACGTAGGTGGAGGACAGGTCCTCGTGGCTGAATTCAGGCAGCTTGATCTTGGTCACCAGGCCCTGGTTGTACCTCTCCACGAGGTGCTCCACACTGTCAAAGTATTGTCCATTGTACCAAACTTTTTCCACCGTCCAACGCCTTGGGTCAAGAGGCTTATGGTTCAGCAGGATCTCAAAGCCGATTGGATGAAGGAAATAGCCTTCCACCGATCGCTGCAATATGAACCATGACCTCCTGTCTCCTGACTTCTGCCCCCTGGGTGCAATATCAGCAAAGGTCAGGCACCGATTGGTGCAGTTGTGGTACCAGAATCCACTGGACTCCTTCAGCAGTTCGGTGGCCACTTGAGTGACCTCGGCCAGCTTCTCATGAATGAACACGTACTCCATAATGGTCATTGGTCGGGAGGCGAACTTTATGGGTCGGTTGCCGTGTGGTACTATGGGCTTGTAATACTTGGGCACCGGTAACGGCCCCACAATGTACTCAACGACAGTGGGCATCGGTTGGGCACCGAAGAAGATGACCACCTTGGCATTGCGTCTCGGAATGCAGCTGAGACCATTGAAGAAATTCAGGACGTGCCGTTTCTTGGGGATTTGAAGCTCGATGAGGAAGATGTGATTTTTGTCGAGTGTTTGGGTTCTTGTGGCCGACAGGTTCAGTTTCTTCTGGGACATGAGGAAGGTCTTCACTGCTTCCATCTCTGTGGAGCTGAGGTCGGCAAACACTGACGCTTTGTACTGGTCCTGATCGGTGCCCTGGGGATATTGGGAACTGGCTTCACACcacatcatcacagcccaaagACAGGCCCACTGAATCCTTGCTACGCCCTTCATATCTCCACCTACATGGGAAGAAATATGGAGTCTCAGAATCCCAACTGTAACAACATCAAACACACCGAGGCTAACAAACCACAACAGGTCGGGGCTGTTCAAAGAGCACCACAGCTGGATGTCACAGCTGGATCAGTAAGTCTTGCACCCAGCTAGTGTCCAGAGTACCACAGGCACCATATTGGAAAGCAGTTCTTGAGGAACATCCCACTTTTCACCCCAGGGAATTGGCTCCAATCATTACCAGTCCTCCTGTGGATAATATTCAGTTCATGGGACTCGAGTCAGatcccagaggactggaaaatagcAAACAAGTCTCCCATCTTCAAAAAAAAGGGGCAAGGGATGACCCATGAAATGATAGCCCTGCAAACCTTACTCCCTCTGATGGGAAAGTGTTTGAAAGTATTATGATGGATAATATAAGGGAGCATCCGGCAGGGCCGAGACAATCAGCATGGTTTTAGGAATGGAAGGTCTTCACAGCAATTGAttggatttttttgaggaggtgacagaccAAGTAGATAGGGGAGAGACGGAGGACGTTGTCTACCTGAATTCAGGAAGACATTTGATACTGGTCCATATAATGGGGAACGACATAAGGCCCACGCCCATAGGACAGAGAGGAATGTGTTCGAGTGGATTGGCAAATGATTGGTTGGTACACACAATGGGTGTAGTGCACGGGCAGCGTGGGGGCCGCTGTTTATAttattttcaaaaataatttagaGGAAGAAattgtgtccaaatttgcagaagataccaaattgggggcaaTGGCCAATGAACAAACTCGGTCAGTGGGTGGGGAAGTGAAGATGTGATTTAATACAGGGAGGTGTCAGGTGATGTGATTGGGCAGCAGGGAGGTTTATATGAATTATGTGCAAAATGGGAAAGTACATGAGGTGTTGGAACAGGAGAGAGCACATGGGGACTGAGCGGACAGATCACGAAAACCATCAGCACAATGTCCCCAGGCTGATAAACGAGCAAACAGAATGTTGAGGTGTTTAGCAAATGGCATAAGATTTAAATCCAGAGAGGTCATTTTAATATTGTGTTTGGCCCTGGTGAGAGCAGACCTGTGGAGATATGGACTCCCTGTTTTAAAAATGATGTTCAGTAATTGGTGGGGGAACAAATAAGGACATTCAGTTATTGGTGGGGAATAAAGAAGGACGTTCAGTTATTGGTGGGGAATAAAGAAGGACGTTCAGTTATTGGTGGGGAATAAAGAAGGACGTTCAGTTATTGACAAGAAATTATGCTCTGTTTGTATtcgtccctccagtctgaaaaacaatgattcaccacgactctctgctttctgtctcttttccagttctgtatccatgctgccactgcccctttgattccatgagcttcacttttgctaacaagtctattatgtggcactttatcaaatgtcttttgaaagtccatatacacaacatcaaccgcactcccctcatcgaccctctccattacttcatcaaagaactcaatcaagttacaaagaatgtacagcacagaaacaggccattcggccccactggtccatgtttgtgctccacacgagcctcctccctcccctcttcatctcaccctatcagcatgtccttctattcctttctctctcatgtgtttatccagattcctcttaaatgtgtctgcactattcacctcaaatattccttgtgggagcgagttccacattctcaccactctctgggaaaagaagtttctcctgaattccctattggatttattagtgactatcttaaattcGGTTAAAGCAGTgagtgaattgaaattaaaacttaaattaaaatttaacattGAACTTTTAATCTTTGAAAGAAACTgaaagtcagtggcagttaacagtcaatcagctgTCAGTGATTGccgaatcagttctcctccatgttgagcaccacttggaggaagcactgagggtagcaagggcacagaatgtactctgggtgggggacttcaatgtccattaccaagagtggctcggtagcaccattactgaccgagctggccgagtcctgaaggacacagctgccagactgggcctcaggcaggtggtgagcgaaccaacacgagggaaaaacttacttgacctcgtcctcaccaatctacctgtcgcaaatgcatctgtccatgacagtattggtaggagtgaccaccgcacagtcctcgtggagatgaagtcccgtcttcgcactgaggacaccatccaacgtgttgtgtggcactaccaccgtgctaaatgggatagattcagaatggatctagcagctcaaaactgggcatccatgaggtggtcGGTGGTCGGTGGTGAAGATCTTGTCTGTTTTTTCCTTTCTTAAgactgtgggctcagtaacttaCTGCATTAAACTACATTTAAAAACatataaacttaatttaattatagcaagtagtgttttttagtgaatcaaggtctctagtgtagttaacattctccaaattaagagtaatttaaaggagtaaactccttaaagggagtaactaacgagcttaatcgaaggcaagtcatggcagcagagctcacacccgtgatatgctcctcctgcactatgtgggaagtgatggacactacaggtgtccctggtgaccatgtgtgcaggaagtgtgtccagctgcagctactgactaaccgcatttcggagctggagctgtgggtggattcactgtggagcatccgcgatgctgagattatcatggatagcacgttcagtgaggtggtcacaccgcaggtaaagattacgcaggcagaaaggaaatgggtgaccgccaggcagagtaaaagtactaggcaggtagagcaggagtcccctggggccatctccctctcaaacagatataccgctttggatactgttgggagagatggcttatcaggggaaagcagcaagagccaggttcggggcaccacgggtggctctgctgcacaggaggggaggaagaagagtggcagggctatagtgataggggattcaattgtaaggggaatagacaggcgtttctgcggccgcaaacgtgactccaggatggtatgttgcctccctggtgctcgggtcaaggatgtcacggagcggctgcagggcattctggagggggagggtgaacagccagtagtcgtggtccatattggtaccaacgacataggtaaaaaaagggatgaggtcctgcaaggtgaatttaaggagttaggagataaattaaaaagcaggacctcaaaggtagtgatctcaggattactaccagtgccacgtgctagtgagtataggaacaggagaatagacaggatgaatgcgtggctgcagggatggtgtaggagggagggatttagattcctgggacattgggaccggttctggggaaggcgggacctgtacaagcgggacgggttacacccgagcaggaccgggaccaatgtcctcgcgggggtgtttgtgagtgctgttggggaaggtttaaactagaatggcagggggatgggaaccaaagggcaggtacagataggacaaattcagaccaggaaacgggaagtagaaaagcagttagtgacgtagttagtgactcagaaaggcaaaagaagcaaaggttaaatagtgttcagcacaggaatttgacggggttaaaggggatatacttcaatgcaaggagtattacaaacaaagtagATGAGctcagggcacagatagacacatggcagcatgatattattgctataatggaaacctggcttaaagagcgggataattggcagctcaatatccctggatataaagttttcaggcaggatagagtgggtgataaaaaaggagggggggcagcattattggttaaagaatcaattccagttgtgagaagggatgatctgctgaatggatcatcaatcgaggccatatgggttgagctaagaaat
This window encodes:
- the aoc1 gene encoding amiloride-sensitive amine oxidase [copper-containing], with the translated sequence MKGVARIQWACLWAVMMWCEASSQYPQGTDQDQYKASVFADLSSTEMEAVKTFLMSQKKLNLSATRTQTLDKNHIFLIELQIPKKRHVLNFFNGLSCIPRRNAKVVIFFGAQPMPTVVEYIVGPLPVPKYYKPIVPHGNRPIKFASRPMTIMEYVFIHEKLAEVTQVATELLKESSGFWYHNCTNRCLTFADIAPRGQKSGDRRSWFILQRSVEGYFLHPIGFEILLNHKPLDPRRWTVEKVWYNGQYFDSVEHLVERYNQGLVTKIKLPEFSHEDLSSTYVPRGHFKTGINIPGPKEWEPQGKRYKVRGNSVLYAGWSFAFRMRSSAGIQLFDVRFNDEQIAYEISVQEAIAFYAGDSPAAMQTKYIDSAWGMGVMDYELAKGIDCPETATYRDVYHFMDTDQPVRYKNALCIFEHSTAVPLRRHFNSNFKGGYNFYGGLENHVLVIRTTSTVYNYDYIWDFIFYQNGVMEAKVHATGYIHSTFFTPKGANYGNKVYGNVLGNIHTHLVHYKVDLDVAGKENSFETVGLKFENISNPWSGGDHIVQPRLNRVRRETEREATFPFRKPLPQYLVFYNPNKQNKWQNQRAYRIQYNSHAGRVLPGNWREEKGITWGRYQLAVTRFREKEESSSSLYIQNDPWEPTVSFENFIRNNESIANQDLVAWVTVGFLHIPHSEDVPNTGTPGNAVGFLLRPFNFFQEDPSVASRSPVIVRPKDSSFSEVEIQRWTQATPEHCLSDQPFTYNGTYLSD